A stretch of the Vigna radiata var. radiata cultivar VC1973A chromosome 7, Vradiata_ver6, whole genome shotgun sequence genome encodes the following:
- the LOC106768326 gene encoding uncharacterized protein LOC106768326 isoform X1 yields MESPDIEKSEATNKQINSNTNCNSKQQSAENGNERPEWLPDGWNLEVRIRKSGVHMGSGYKCYIEPLKGYKFFSKPEVLRYLETVKDSSCTSKKGNKSSKINTPNGKNCTSKEKKCSKMQTPNNQSCSSKKEKKCAGMEFPNDDSCTPKEEKKGTNMDFPNNNSCAPKKEKNGNNLDSPNDSSCLSKKEKIGTNTDPPKGSSCTPKKEKNFTNMDSPIDVVVEKSIPEDLPHGWLKELKISKNGKGIRKDPFYIDPVSGYVFRSKKDVLRYLASGDIRSCAFKPSRRQIQDEDNITSPPAAKRQKLKQSAPTQQLSAATEILDKSSLEPSANSPRKKQNANVSARTKVVSVPKGDSVANMHSLEDGAANSCELKKSSDPGRSALLKNESLKESAKALFSDDLQEEDRAVNAVENGNEKNHGNQSISKIRKEFNVPQRSSPRLAGSKSVQLVNNVVNEQTLQVPKRNTRKSRNTLDVDISVDQAAPKEQPHEQETDKVEDKKPEIQISSNKSGKKKEHNLPRRASKRLAAIEHESMNSKVELQQSECGPATVLANQAPINGKSANKRKKSAAPHLEKRGKEEMDDEKTEPQLSFAYHYSWSDPSLEYAINALTGVLPPADNIPSTVAETDTQKALFDNVTGRSATTIPGTDVQNTSVGTGRSNTAAPETDIQKASIDNGTGRSTTEVPETGIRKASVDSCTGRSTTAVPDTDIQKAPIDNGTGSSTTAVPDTDMQKAPVDNGTGSSTTAVPDTDIQNPLVDNGRARSTSEVPDTDIQKAYVDNGRASSTTAVLDTDIQKASVNNGTGRSPAAVPETDIQNTSVNIGRSASTILETDLQKALIDSVKGSSATTIPENSVQKTMVEMESGRSTSTGPETDIQKSFIDSVTGSRDSENNLHDTVTGSKYRKSQVRSNKPKRTKELKVPVRLSKRLAGLEPELPPAERALEYSTRKSCKEEPTATATLTNGVSDHHNAREETKPTLLQASDSLKTEVLGESLKRSENSYDAQTDHKEQLEKVEVENVGDVRSEPKLPLPFGDSWSDPCLEFAIKTLTGAFPVDAGGEIMPALPPGFDNPPYRQVHRTVVTDINQDAHDNSNQPSLNKELNMVSQPELRTGSISYENASNFTTRESYLDQDNILKNFDVEPSLTGNITQPVHHSWNINTLAHEEPLKQNGQAVEGGIVTTEQQLIETGAVNHDNSELQYCAPFMNSWSDPCLEFAFKTLTGAIPVEENLTLQGCFPETANYHERRDGVSLLPDFRSSSFSQSDFSFFHDTGVKSMTGQQSSVSSPFLPLEKTGLQGFAGVDPQTHFSQCNNNFQR; encoded by the exons ATGGAAAGTCCTGATATTGAAAAGTCTGAAGCAACCAATAAACAGATTAATAGTAACACAAATTGTAATTCCAAACAGCAG AGTGCAGAAAATGGTAACGAACGTCCTGAATGGTTACCTGATGGCTGGAACTTGGAAGTCAGAATCCGTAAGAGTGGTGTACACATGGGATCTGGATACAAG TGTTACATCGAACCATTAAAAGGATATAAATTCTTCTCCAAACCAGAGGTATTACGATATCTCGAAACTGTAAAGGACAGCAGTTGCACTTCCAAGAAGGGGAATAAAAGTAGTAAGATAAATACTCCAAATGGCAAGAACTGCACTTCCAAGGAGAAGAAATGCAGTAAAATGCAGACTCCAAACAACCAGAGCTGCAGTTCCAAGAAGGAGAAAAAATGTGCTGGCATGGAGTTTCCAAATGACGACAGTTGCACTCCcaaggaggagaagaagggCACTAACATGGATTTTCCAAACAACAACAGTTGTGCTCCCAAGAAGGAGAAGAATGGGAATAACTTGGATTCTCCCAACGATAGCAGTTGCCTGTCCAAGAAGGAGAAGATAGGCACTAACACGGACCCTCCAAAGGGCAGCAGTTGCACTccgaagaaggagaagaatttCACTAACATGGATTCTCCAATTGAT GTTGTGGTTGAGAAGTCTATCCCGGAGGATTTACCACATGGGTGGTTAAAAGAATTGAAGATTTCGAAGAATGGCAAGGGCATTAGGAAAGATCCG TTTTATATTGATCCAGTGAGTGGATATGTATTCCGCTCTAAGAAGGATGTACTGCGGTATCTTGCATCTGGTGATATACGGTCATGTGCCTTTAAGCCAAGTAGAAGACAAATCCAAGATGAAGACAACATAACT TCACCACCTGCTGCCAAACGGCAGAAACTGAAGCAGTCTGCACCCACACAACAGCTTTCTGCAG CCACGGAAATACTTGATAAAAGCAGCTTAGAACCTAGTGCTAATAGCCCAAGGAAAAAGCAAAATGCAAATGTTTCGGCTAGAACGAAGGTTGTTTCTGTTCCTAAAGGTGATTCTGTTGCAAATATGCATTCACTAGAAGATGGAGCTGCAAACTCATGTGAACTGAAGAAATCATCTGACCCAGGTAGGTCAGCACTTTTGAAAAATGAATCCTTGAAGGAATCAGCAAAAGCACTTTTTTCAGATGATTTGCAAGAAGAGGACCGTGCTGTGAATGCAGTGGAGAATGGTAATGAGAAAAATCACGGTAACCAAAGCATATCCAAAATCAGGAAGGAGTTCAATGTACCTCAGCGGTCATCACCGAGACTTGCTGGAAGTAAATCTGTACAGTTGGTAAACAATGTGGTCAATGAACAGACACTTCAGGTTCCAAAAAGAAACACGAGGAAAAGTAGAAACACTCTAGATGTTGATATTTCTGTGGACCAAGCAGCTCCTAAAGAACAACCACATGAGCAAGAAACAGATAAAGTAGAAGACAAAAAGCCAGAAATTCAAATCAGCTCAAACAAATCAGGTAAAAAGAAAGAGCACAACCTTCCTCGTCGTGCTTCAAAACGATTAGCTGCCATTGAGCATGAGTCAATGAACTCTAAAGTGGAATTGCAGCAAAGTGAGTGTGGGCCAGCTACAGTGCTTGCTAATCAAGCCCCAATAAATGGAAAGTCagcaaataaaaggaaaaagtcaGCAGCACCTCATCTggagaaaaggggaaaagaagaGATGGATGATGAGAAAACAGAACCTCAGCTGTCCTTTGCATATCACTATTCGTGGTCCGACCCAAGCTTGGAATATGCAATCAATGCCCTCACTGGTGTGTTACCACCAGCTGATAATATACCCAGTACTGTTGCCGAAACTGATACTCAAAAAGCTTTGTTTGACAATGTTACAGGAAGAAGTGCCACTACAATCCCTGGAACCGATGTTCAAAACACTTCAGTTGGTACGGGAAGGAGCAACACTGCAGCCCCTGAAACTGATATTCAAAAAGCTTCAATTGACAATGGTACGGGAAGGAGCACCACTGAAGTCCCTGAAACCGGTATTCGAAAAGCTTCAGTTGACAGTTGTACGGGAAGGAGCACCACTGCAGTCCCGGATACTGATATACAAAAAGCTCCAATTGACAATGGTACGGGAAGTAGCACCACTGCAGTCCCTGATACTGATATGCAAAAAGCTCCAGTTGATAATG GTACGGGAAGTAGCACCACTGCAGTCCCTGATACTGATATTCAAAATCCTTTGGTTGACAATGGTAGGGCAAGGAGTACCAGTGAAGTCCCTGATACTGATATTCAAAAAGCTTATGTTGACAATGGTAGGGCAAGTAGTACCACTGCAGTCCTTGATACTGATATTCAAAAAGCTTCAGTTAACAATGGTACGGGAAGGAGCCCCGCGGCAGTCCCTGAAACTGATATTCAAAACACTTCAGTAAACATTGGCAGAAGTGCCAGTACAATTCTTGAAACTGATCTTCAAAAAGCTTTGATTGACAGTGTTAAGGGGAGTAGCGCCACTACAATCCCTGAAAACAGTGTTCAGAAAACGATGGTTGAAATGGAATCGGGAAGAAGCACCTCTACCGGACCTGAAACTGATATTCAAAAGTCTTTTATTGACAGTGTTACAGGAAGCAGGGATAGTGAAAACAATTTACATGACACTGTTACAGGAAGCAAGTATAGAAAATCCCAGGTGCGTTCTAATAAACCCAAGAGAACGAAAGAGCTCAAAGTACCTGTGCGGTTATCAAAGCGACTTGCTGGCCTGGAACCTGAGTTACCGCCTGCTGAAAGAGCTCTTGAATATTCCACTAGAAAATCATGTAAAGAAGAGCCAACAGCCACTGCTACTCTAACTAATGGAGTGTCTGATCATCACAACGCTAGGGAAGAAACCAAGCCTACTCTTCTTCAAGCTTCTGACAGTTTGAAAACAGAAGTACTTGGAGAATCATTAAAACGGAGTGAGAACTCATATGATGCCCAAACCGATCACAAGGAACAATTGGAGAAAGTTGAAGTTGAAAATGTTGGTGATGTGAGATCAGAGCCTAAGCTCCCCTTACCGTTTGGGGACTCTTGGTCAGATCCATGCCTAGAATTTGCCATCAAGACTCTCACTGGTGCTTTTCCAGTTGATGCTGGTGGAGAGATAATGCCTGCTTTGCCTCCTGGCTTTGATAATCCCCCATATAGGCAAGTGCATCGAACTGTGGTGACAGACATTAATCAAGATGCTCATGATAACTCGAACCAACCCTCGCTCAATAAGGAGCTTAATATGGTTAGTCAACCTGAGTTGAGGACCGGCTCCATCTCTTATGAAAATGCTTCTAACTTTACAACTAGGGAATCTTATCTTGATCAAGATAACATTCTTAAGAATTTTGATGTGGAACCCAGTCTCACTGGAAACATAACACAACCTGTGCATCATTCTTGGAATATAAACACACTAGCACATGAAGAGCCATTAAAGCAAAATGGACAGGCTGTTGAGGGTGGAATTGTTACAACGGAGCAGCAACTAATTGAAACTGGAGCTGTAAACCATGACAATTCCGAGTTACAGTATTGTGCACCGTTTATGAATTCTTGGTCAGACCCATGCTTAGAATTTGCATTTAAGACTCTTACAGGAGCGATACCAGTAGAGGAAAATTTAACACTCCAAGGATGTTTCCCGGAAACTGCTAACTATCATGAACGGAGGGATGGTGTCTCATTGTTGCCAGATTTCAGATCATCTAGCTTTTCACAAAGCGATTTCTCGTTTTTCCATGATACAGGGGTTAAGTCCATGACAGGGCAGCAATCATCAGTAAGCTCTCCATTCCTACCCTTGGAGAAAACAGGTCTTCAAGGTTTTGCTGGAGTTGATCCTCAAACACACTTTTCTCAGTGCAACAATAATTTTCAAAGGTAA
- the LOC106767831 gene encoding elicitor-responsive protein 3 isoform X2 yields the protein MPKALRTQIFSIFTHARSDGAANMDPYVILTCRTQEQKSSVQSGKGSNPKWNENFIFKVSEGVNELRLKIMDSDNMSTDDFVGEVTITLEDLFKEGSIPPTSYNVVKDDRYCGEIRVGLIFKRQERRERGMEEDFGGWKESNCIF from the exons ATGCCAAAGGCCTTGAGAACACAGATTTTCTCT attttcacaCATGCACGATCTGATGGAGCAGCTAACATGGACCCTTATGTCATCCTCACATGTCGCACCCAAGAACAAAAAAGTAGTGTTCAATCAG GTAAAGGAAGTAATCCAAAGTGGAAtgaaaatttcatattcaagGTTTCTGAAGGCGTTAACGAACTGAGATTAAAGATCATGGACAGTGATAACATGTCTACGGATGATTTTGTGGGAGAAGTTAC cATTACGTTGGAGGACTTGTTCAAGGAAGGGAGCATTCCACCAACTTCATACAATGTTGTGAAGGATGACCGTTATTGTGGGGAGATTAGAGTTGGCCTCATTTTTAAGCGTcag GAACGCAGGGAACGCGGCATGGAGGAAGATTTTGGGGGATGGAAGGAGTCCAATTGCATATTCTAA
- the LOC106767605 gene encoding protein P21: protein MECSIKKACCTPISTHKNKHSFLKMSLPRGFFFLVALFFTFTTAAYAARFDITNRCGNTVWAASVPVGGGRQLNSGDTWSVDVPAGTTAARIWARTGCNFDGSGRGGCQTGDCGGVLQCTAYGAPPNTLAEFALNQFNNLDFFDISLVDGFNVPMEFSPTSNGCSRGISCTADINGQCPSQLKAQGGCNNPCTVFKTNEYCCNSGSCSATALSKFFKDRCPDAYSYPKDDQTSTFTCPAGTNYKVVFCP from the coding sequence ATGGAGTGTTCTATAAAAAAGGCTTGCTGCACTCCCATTTctacacacaaaaataaacattcttttctaAAAATGAGTCTACCAAGGGGATTCTTCTTCCTCGTCGCTCTATTTTTCACCTTCACCACTGCTGCATATGCTGCAAGGTTTGATATCACAAACCGATGCGGCAACACTGTGTGGGCGGCGTCTGTGCCTGTTGGCGGTGGCAGACAATTAAACTCCGGCGATACCTGGTCGGTTGACGTGCCCGCAGGAACCACAGCAGCACGCATTTGGGCCCGAACCGGTTGCAACTTCGACGGTTCGGGTCGGGGTGGATGTCAGACCGGAGACTGTGGTGGAGTCCTGCAATGCACAGCATACGGTGCTCCTCCCAACACCCTAGCGGAATTCGCGCTGAACCAGTTCAACAATTTGGACTTCTTCGACATCTCCCTGGTCGACGGTTTTAACGTTCCTATGGAGTTCAGTCCAACGTCGAACGGATGCTCACGTGGCATATCATGCACTGCTGACATTAATGGACAGTGTCCCTCTCAGCTGAAGGCTCAAGGCGGTTGCAACAACCCATGCACCGTCTTCAAAACCAACGAATACTGTTGCAATTCCGGAAGCTGTTCTGCTACTGCTCTGTCCAAATTCTTCAAGGATAGGTGCCCCGATGCTTATAGTTACCCCAAAGATGATCAGACCAGCACTTTCACTTGCCCCGCTGGAACTAACTATAAGGTTGTCTTTTGCCCTTAa
- the LOC106768326 gene encoding uncharacterized protein LOC106768326 isoform X2 gives MESPDIEKSEATNKQINSNTNCNSKQQSAENGNERPEWLPDGWNLEVRIRKSGVHMGSGYKCYIEPLKGYKFFSKPEVLRYLETVKDSSCTSKKGNKSSKINTPNGKNCTSKEKKCSKMQTPNNQSCSSKKEKKCAGMEFPNDDSCTPKEEKKGTNMDFPNNNSCAPKKEKNGNNLDSPNDSSCLSKKEKIGTNTDPPKGSSCTPKKEKNFTNMDSPIDVVVEKSIPEDLPHGWLKELKISKNGKGIRKDPFYIDPVSGYVFRSKKDVLRYLASGDIRSCAFKPSRRQIQDEDNITSPPAAKRQKLKQSAPTQQLSAATEILDKSSLEPSANSPRKKQNANVSARTKVVSVPKGDSVANMHSLEDGAANSCELKKSSDPGRSALLKNESLKESAKALFSDDLQEEDRAVNAVENGNEKNHGNQSISKIRKEFNVPQRSSPRLAGSKSVQLVNNVVNEQTLQVPKRNTRKSRNTLDVDISVDQAAPKEQPHEQETDKVEDKKPEIQISSNKSGKKKEHNLPRRASKRLAAIEHESMNSKVELQQSECGPATVLANQAPINGKSANKRKKSAAPHLEKRGKEEMDDEKTEPQLSFAYHYSWSDPSLEYAINALTGRSATTIPGTDVQNTSVGTGRSNTAAPETDIQKASIDNGTGRSTTEVPETGIRKASVDSCTGRSTTAVPDTDIQKAPIDNGTGSSTTAVPDTDMQKAPVDNGTGSSTTAVPDTDMQKAPVDNGTGSSTTAVPDTDIQNPLVDNGRARSTSEVPDTDIQKAYVDNGRASSTTAVLDTDIQKASVNNGTGRSPAAVPETDIQNTSVNIGRSASTILETDLQKALIDSVKGSSATTIPENSVQKTMVEMESGRSTSTGPETDIQKSFIDSVTGSRDSENNLHDTVTGSKYRKSQVRSNKPKRTKELKVPVRLSKRLAGLEPELPPAERALEYSTRKSCKEEPTATATLTNGVSDHHNAREETKPTLLQASDSLKTEVLGESLKRSENSYDAQTDHKEQLEKVEVENVGDVRSEPKLPLPFGDSWSDPCLEFAIKTLTGAFPVDAGGEIMPALPPGFDNPPYRQVHRTVVTDINQDAHDNSNQPSLNKELNMVSQPELRTGSISYENASNFTTRESYLDQDNILKNFDVEPSLTGNITQPVHHSWNINTLAHEEPLKQNGQAVEGGIVTTEQQLIETGAVNHDNSELQYCAPFMNSWSDPCLEFAFKTLTGAIPVEENLTLQGCFPETANYHERRDGVSLLPDFRSSSFSQSDFSFFHDTGVKSMTGQQSSVSSPFLPLEKTGLQGFAGVDPQTHFSQCNNNFQR, from the exons ATGGAAAGTCCTGATATTGAAAAGTCTGAAGCAACCAATAAACAGATTAATAGTAACACAAATTGTAATTCCAAACAGCAG AGTGCAGAAAATGGTAACGAACGTCCTGAATGGTTACCTGATGGCTGGAACTTGGAAGTCAGAATCCGTAAGAGTGGTGTACACATGGGATCTGGATACAAG TGTTACATCGAACCATTAAAAGGATATAAATTCTTCTCCAAACCAGAGGTATTACGATATCTCGAAACTGTAAAGGACAGCAGTTGCACTTCCAAGAAGGGGAATAAAAGTAGTAAGATAAATACTCCAAATGGCAAGAACTGCACTTCCAAGGAGAAGAAATGCAGTAAAATGCAGACTCCAAACAACCAGAGCTGCAGTTCCAAGAAGGAGAAAAAATGTGCTGGCATGGAGTTTCCAAATGACGACAGTTGCACTCCcaaggaggagaagaagggCACTAACATGGATTTTCCAAACAACAACAGTTGTGCTCCCAAGAAGGAGAAGAATGGGAATAACTTGGATTCTCCCAACGATAGCAGTTGCCTGTCCAAGAAGGAGAAGATAGGCACTAACACGGACCCTCCAAAGGGCAGCAGTTGCACTccgaagaaggagaagaatttCACTAACATGGATTCTCCAATTGAT GTTGTGGTTGAGAAGTCTATCCCGGAGGATTTACCACATGGGTGGTTAAAAGAATTGAAGATTTCGAAGAATGGCAAGGGCATTAGGAAAGATCCG TTTTATATTGATCCAGTGAGTGGATATGTATTCCGCTCTAAGAAGGATGTACTGCGGTATCTTGCATCTGGTGATATACGGTCATGTGCCTTTAAGCCAAGTAGAAGACAAATCCAAGATGAAGACAACATAACT TCACCACCTGCTGCCAAACGGCAGAAACTGAAGCAGTCTGCACCCACACAACAGCTTTCTGCAG CCACGGAAATACTTGATAAAAGCAGCTTAGAACCTAGTGCTAATAGCCCAAGGAAAAAGCAAAATGCAAATGTTTCGGCTAGAACGAAGGTTGTTTCTGTTCCTAAAGGTGATTCTGTTGCAAATATGCATTCACTAGAAGATGGAGCTGCAAACTCATGTGAACTGAAGAAATCATCTGACCCAGGTAGGTCAGCACTTTTGAAAAATGAATCCTTGAAGGAATCAGCAAAAGCACTTTTTTCAGATGATTTGCAAGAAGAGGACCGTGCTGTGAATGCAGTGGAGAATGGTAATGAGAAAAATCACGGTAACCAAAGCATATCCAAAATCAGGAAGGAGTTCAATGTACCTCAGCGGTCATCACCGAGACTTGCTGGAAGTAAATCTGTACAGTTGGTAAACAATGTGGTCAATGAACAGACACTTCAGGTTCCAAAAAGAAACACGAGGAAAAGTAGAAACACTCTAGATGTTGATATTTCTGTGGACCAAGCAGCTCCTAAAGAACAACCACATGAGCAAGAAACAGATAAAGTAGAAGACAAAAAGCCAGAAATTCAAATCAGCTCAAACAAATCAGGTAAAAAGAAAGAGCACAACCTTCCTCGTCGTGCTTCAAAACGATTAGCTGCCATTGAGCATGAGTCAATGAACTCTAAAGTGGAATTGCAGCAAAGTGAGTGTGGGCCAGCTACAGTGCTTGCTAATCAAGCCCCAATAAATGGAAAGTCagcaaataaaaggaaaaagtcaGCAGCACCTCATCTggagaaaaggggaaaagaagaGATGGATGATGAGAAAACAGAACCTCAGCTGTCCTTTGCATATCACTATTCGTGGTCCGACCCAAGCTTGGAATATGCAATCAATGCCCTCACTG GAAGAAGTGCCACTACAATCCCTGGAACCGATGTTCAAAACACTTCAGTTGGTACGGGAAGGAGCAACACTGCAGCCCCTGAAACTGATATTCAAAAAGCTTCAATTGACAATGGTACGGGAAGGAGCACCACTGAAGTCCCTGAAACCGGTATTCGAAAAGCTTCAGTTGACAGTTGTACGGGAAGGAGCACCACTGCAGTCCCGGATACTGATATACAAAAAGCTCCAATTGACAATGGTACGGGAAGTAGCACCACTGCAGTCCCTGATACTGATATGCAAAAAGCTCCAGTTGATAATGGTACGGGAAGTAGCAC CACTGCAGTCCCTGATACTGATATGCAAAAAGCTCCAGTTGATAATGGTACGGGAAGTAGCACCACTGCAGTCCCTGATACTGATATTCAAAATCCTTTGGTTGACAATGGTAGGGCAAGGAGTACCAGTGAAGTCCCTGATACTGATATTCAAAAAGCTTATGTTGACAATGGTAGGGCAAGTAGTACCACTGCAGTCCTTGATACTGATATTCAAAAAGCTTCAGTTAACAATGGTACGGGAAGGAGCCCCGCGGCAGTCCCTGAAACTGATATTCAAAACACTTCAGTAAACATTGGCAGAAGTGCCAGTACAATTCTTGAAACTGATCTTCAAAAAGCTTTGATTGACAGTGTTAAGGGGAGTAGCGCCACTACAATCCCTGAAAACAGTGTTCAGAAAACGATGGTTGAAATGGAATCGGGAAGAAGCACCTCTACCGGACCTGAAACTGATATTCAAAAGTCTTTTATTGACAGTGTTACAGGAAGCAGGGATAGTGAAAACAATTTACATGACACTGTTACAGGAAGCAAGTATAGAAAATCCCAGGTGCGTTCTAATAAACCCAAGAGAACGAAAGAGCTCAAAGTACCTGTGCGGTTATCAAAGCGACTTGCTGGCCTGGAACCTGAGTTACCGCCTGCTGAAAGAGCTCTTGAATATTCCACTAGAAAATCATGTAAAGAAGAGCCAACAGCCACTGCTACTCTAACTAATGGAGTGTCTGATCATCACAACGCTAGGGAAGAAACCAAGCCTACTCTTCTTCAAGCTTCTGACAGTTTGAAAACAGAAGTACTTGGAGAATCATTAAAACGGAGTGAGAACTCATATGATGCCCAAACCGATCACAAGGAACAATTGGAGAAAGTTGAAGTTGAAAATGTTGGTGATGTGAGATCAGAGCCTAAGCTCCCCTTACCGTTTGGGGACTCTTGGTCAGATCCATGCCTAGAATTTGCCATCAAGACTCTCACTGGTGCTTTTCCAGTTGATGCTGGTGGAGAGATAATGCCTGCTTTGCCTCCTGGCTTTGATAATCCCCCATATAGGCAAGTGCATCGAACTGTGGTGACAGACATTAATCAAGATGCTCATGATAACTCGAACCAACCCTCGCTCAATAAGGAGCTTAATATGGTTAGTCAACCTGAGTTGAGGACCGGCTCCATCTCTTATGAAAATGCTTCTAACTTTACAACTAGGGAATCTTATCTTGATCAAGATAACATTCTTAAGAATTTTGATGTGGAACCCAGTCTCACTGGAAACATAACACAACCTGTGCATCATTCTTGGAATATAAACACACTAGCACATGAAGAGCCATTAAAGCAAAATGGACAGGCTGTTGAGGGTGGAATTGTTACAACGGAGCAGCAACTAATTGAAACTGGAGCTGTAAACCATGACAATTCCGAGTTACAGTATTGTGCACCGTTTATGAATTCTTGGTCAGACCCATGCTTAGAATTTGCATTTAAGACTCTTACAGGAGCGATACCAGTAGAGGAAAATTTAACACTCCAAGGATGTTTCCCGGAAACTGCTAACTATCATGAACGGAGGGATGGTGTCTCATTGTTGCCAGATTTCAGATCATCTAGCTTTTCACAAAGCGATTTCTCGTTTTTCCATGATACAGGGGTTAAGTCCATGACAGGGCAGCAATCATCAGTAAGCTCTCCATTCCTACCCTTGGAGAAAACAGGTCTTCAAGGTTTTGCTGGAGTTGATCCTCAAACACACTTTTCTCAGTGCAACAATAATTTTCAAAGGTAA
- the LOC106769420 gene encoding bifunctional UDP-glucose 4-epimerase and UDP-xylose 4-epimerase 1, translated as MVSPSQKILVTGGAGFIGTHTVVQLLKGGFTVSIIDNFDNSVMEAVDRVRQVVGPHLSQNLEFTQGDLRNRDDLERLFARTKFDAVIHFAGLKAVAESVAKPRRYFDFNLIGTINLYEVMAKYNCKKMVFSSSATVYGQPEKIPCEEDFKLQAMNPYGRTKLFLEEIARDIQKAEPEWKIILLRYFNPVGAHESGQLGEDPKGIPNNLMPYIQQVAVGRLPELNVYGHDYPTRDGSAIRDYIHVMDLADGHIAALRKLFTPENIGCTAYNLGTGRGTSVLEMVAAFEKASGKKIPVKLCPRRPGDATEVYASTQRAETELSWKAKYGVEEMCRDQWNWAKNNPWGYTGKP; from the exons ATGGTCTCACCCTCCCAAAAGATTCTGGTAACCGGTGGTGCCGGTTTCATAGGCACCCACACCGTCGTGCAGCTCCTCAAAGGAGGCTTCACTGTTTCAATAATCGATAATTTTGACAACTCCGTCATGGAGGCGGTCGACCGGGTACGCCAAGTGGTGGGCCCTCATCTTTCTCAGAACCTCGAATTCACCCAG GGCGATCTCAGGAACAGGGATGACTTGGAAAGACTCTTTGCCAGAACCAA ATTCGATGCCGTGATCCACTTTGCTGGCCTCAAAGCGGTTGCGGAAAGCGTGGCCAAGCCACGTCgttattttgatttcaatttgaTCGGCACCATCAATCTCTATGAAGTTATGGCCAAGTATAACTGTAAAAAG ATGGTTTTTTCATCTTCTGCTACCGTTTATGGCCAACCTGAAAAGATACCGTGCGAGGAGGATTTCAAGTTGCAAGCTATGAATCCCTATGGACGGACCAAG CTTTTCCTTGAAGAAATTGCCCGAGATATTCAGAAAGCTGAGCCAGAATGGAAGATCATATTACTGAGATACTTCAATCCAGTTGGGGCTCATGAAAGTGGTCAACTCGGTGAAGATCCCAAGGGCATCCCGAATAATCTCATGCCTTACATTCAGCAAGTAGCTGTTGGAAGGTTGCCTGAACTCAATGTATACGGTCATGATTATCCAACTAGGGATGGCTCAGCG ATCCGGGACTATATCCATGTGATGGACTTAGCAGATGGTCATATTGCTGCCTTGAGAAAGCTCTTTACACCGGAGAACATAG GTTGTACCGCTTACAACCTGGGAACCGGTCGTGGAACATCTGTGCTTGAAATGGTTGCAGCATTTGAAAAGGCTTCTGGCAAG AAAATTCCAGTAAAGTTATGTCCAAGAAGACCAGGAGATGCCACGGAGGTTTATGCATCTACACAGAGAGCTGAGACAGAACTTAGTTGGAA GGCAAAATATGGTGTGGAGGAGATGTGCAGGGATCAGTGGAATTGGGCAAAGAACAATCCCTGGGGTTACACGGGGAAGCCTTGA
- the LOC106767831 gene encoding elicitor-responsive protein 3 isoform X1 — protein MPLGTLEVFLEYAKGLENTDFLSNMDPYVILTCRTQEQKSSVQSGKGSNPKWNENFIFKVSEGVNELRLKIMDSDNMSTDDFVGEVTITLEDLFKEGSIPPTSYNVVKDDRYCGEIRVGLIFKRQERRERGMEEDFGGWKESNCIF, from the exons ATGCCTCTGGGAACCCTTGAAGTTTTTCTTGAATATGCCAAAGGCCTTGAGAACACAGATTTTCTCT CTAACATGGACCCTTATGTCATCCTCACATGTCGCACCCAAGAACAAAAAAGTAGTGTTCAATCAG GTAAAGGAAGTAATCCAAAGTGGAAtgaaaatttcatattcaagGTTTCTGAAGGCGTTAACGAACTGAGATTAAAGATCATGGACAGTGATAACATGTCTACGGATGATTTTGTGGGAGAAGTTAC cATTACGTTGGAGGACTTGTTCAAGGAAGGGAGCATTCCACCAACTTCATACAATGTTGTGAAGGATGACCGTTATTGTGGGGAGATTAGAGTTGGCCTCATTTTTAAGCGTcag GAACGCAGGGAACGCGGCATGGAGGAAGATTTTGGGGGATGGAAGGAGTCCAATTGCATATTCTAA